The following are encoded in a window of Ricinus communis isolate WT05 ecotype wild-type chromosome 4, ASM1957865v1, whole genome shotgun sequence genomic DNA:
- the LOC8274449 gene encoding uncharacterized protein LOC8274449: protein MKKSGAEKKRVRRSSGAVQNGTRDPNSDTPPRKQSAKKDVFQLFAEKVRDHKDLVSRWAVLQETRVEYFRGKDFVSFLKNHPELKDVLEANKNFEVEEIANALLKKNLLVRCDRVVKTVRPGKKKLSTWPAHLEIFPDQVFSENDAFFAWTFVKRRPLWQTLLSFFWPVLTLAICLFPVYPHRCKLLILYSCAGVLLLILSLLLLRAAVFGALYIILGKRIWFFPNILAEEATLRELFRLWPKKDEEERPKWTARLFYAVVAVLIILLLRHHAPDEAARARYQKRMSNIIDDVLEWSPRLALSGMMEKQQTVVNATEPDEGIADGSMTNSEQIKDEAFGNGEESEQPQHQDQI, encoded by the exons ATGAAGAAGTCAGGAGCAGAGAAGAAAAGGGTGCGAAGATCATCAGGTGCCGTACAGAACGGCACCAGAGATCCCAATTCTGATACCCCTCCTAGG AAACAATCTGCAAAGAAGGACGTGTTCCAGTTATTTGCTGAGAAGGTGAGAGACCACAAAGATTTGGTTTCTCGTTGGGCAGTTTTGCAGGAGACACGTGTTGAATACTTTCGAGGGAAAGATTTTGTAAGTTTCCTGAAGAATCATCCAGAGCTTAAAGATGTCTTGgaagcaaataaaaattttgaggtTGAAGAAATTGCTAATGccttattaaaaaagaacctTTTAGTCCGTTGTGATCGTGTGGTGAAAACAGTTCGTCCGGGGAAGAAAAAGTTGTCTACCTGGCCAGCTCATTTAGAGATCTTCCCT GACCAAGTATTTTCAGAAAATGATGCTTTTTTCGCATGGACATTCGTAAAACGACGGCCCCTGTGGCAGACACTTCTCTCATTTTTTTGGCCAGTTTTGACACTAGCGATTTGCTTGTTTCCGGTATATCCTCATCGGTGCAAGCTTTTAATTCTCTACTCATGTGCAGGAGTGCTTTTATTAATACTCTCCCTGCTTCTGT TAAGAGCTGCAGTTTTTGGTGCTCTATATATCATTCTCGGAAAGCGTATTTGGTTTTTCCCTAACATCCTTGCTGAAGAAGCTACTTTGCGAGAATTGTTCCGATTGTGGCCCAAGAAAGATGAGGAGGAACGGCCTAAGTGGACAGCAAGGCTTTTCTATGCAGTCGTAGCTGTGTTGATCATATTACTGCTGAGGCATCATGCCCCTGACGAAGCAGCTAGAGCTAG GTATCAAAAGCGTATGTCCAATATCATTGATGATGTTCTTGAGTGGTCTCCAAGGTTGGCATTGTCTGGGATGATGGAGAAGCAACAGACTGTGGTTAATGCTACAGAGCCCGATGAAGGTATTGCAGATGGGAGTATGACAAACTCGGAGCAAATCAAGGATGAAGCATTTGGAAATGGAGAGGAAAGCGAACAACCTCAGCATCAAGATCAAATATAA
- the LOC8274451 gene encoding cyclin-dependent protein kinase inhibitor SMR13, which translates to MAPSGRSRTRTRTRAKPTPTPKPKPTRKPRITRCKKRPSKSKNIQETPAMEDLPSSSSTTTSLKIDGFDFEGVDDHISTTSPCSTPKAQKFRIPEIVTCPPAPKKQRMISNCSLQRRPIAFFAPPDIELFFFYARHDISV; encoded by the coding sequence ATGGCTCCATCCGGTAGAAGtagaacaagaacaagaacaaggGCGAAACCGACACCGACACCGAAACCAAAaccaacaagaaaaccaagaATAACCCGTTGCAAGAAACGGCCTTCGAAGTCCAAGAACATCCAAGAAACACCAGCAATGGAGGAtttgccttcttcttcttccaccACTACAAGTTTAAAGATTGATGGATTTGATTTTGAGGGTGTTGATGATCATATCTCTACTACAAGTCCATGCTCTACACCTAAAGCTCAGAAATTTCGAATACCAGAAATCGTAACATGTCCACCAGCACCAAAGAAgcaaagaatgatatcaaatTGCTCATTGCAAAGGAGACCAATTGCTTTCTTTGCTCCTCCAGATATAGAGCTATTTTTCTTCTATGCACGTCATGATATCTCAGTCTGA
- the LOC8274446 gene encoding sulfite reductase [ferredoxin], chloroplastic, with translation MTTTTTPFGAANTAVLKEQKIQIRSFDGLRSSNSLALTRHLNVLSVPSSSRPSLIRAVATPVKPETETKRSKVEIIKEHSNFIRYPLNEELETDAPNINESATQLIKFHGSYQQYNRDERGAKSYSFMLRTKNPCGKVPNRLYLTMDDLADQFGIGTLRLTTRQTFQLHGVLKKDLKTVMSSIIHNMGSTLGACGDLNRNVLAPAAPFARKDYQFAQTTADNIAALLTPQSGFYYDMWVDGEKILSAEPPEVVKARNDNSHGTNFPESPEPIYGTQFLPRKFKIAVTVPTDNSVDLFTNDIGVAVVADADGEPRGFNIYVGGGMGRTHRMETTFPRLAEPLGYVPKEDILYAVKAIVVTQRENGRRDDRRYSRMKYLISSWGIEKFRSVVEQYYGKKFEPCRELPEWEFKSYLGWHEQGDGGLFCGLHVDSGRIGGKMKKTLREIIEKYNLDVRLTPNQNIILCGIRKAWKRPITAILAQAGLLQPKYVDPLNLTAMACPALPLCPLAITEAERGIPDLLKRVRTVFEKVGFKYNESVVIRVTGCPNGCARPYMAELGFVGDGPNSYQIWLGGTPNQTALARSFMNKVKIQDLEKVLEPLFYNWKRKRQSKESFGDFTNRMGFEKLQEWVDKWEGIVSSPPKYNLRLFSDKDTYEKIDELAKMQNKTAHQLAMEVIRNYVAAQQNGKGE, from the exons ATGACGACAACAACGACGCCGTTTGGGGCAGCGAACACGGCGGTGCTCAAAGAGCAGAAGATCCAGATAAGGAGCTTTGATGGTTTGAGGTCATCAAATTCACTTGCTTTGACCAGACATCTTAACGTCTTATCTGTTCCTTCCTCTTCTAGACCTTCGCTTATTCGAGCTGTTGCCACT CCAGTGAAGCCAGAGACAGAGACTAAGCGCAGTAAGGTCGAAATAATCAAAGAACACAGCAATTTCATTAGATACCCTCTTAATGAGGAGTTGGAGACAGATGCCCCAAATATCAATGAGTCTGCTAcacaattaatcaaattccATGGAAGTTATCAGCAATATAACAGAGACGAACGTGGTGCTAAATCTTACTCATTTATGCTTCGTACTAAGAACCCTTGTGGCAAAGTCCCAAATAGACTTTACTTGACCATGGATGATCTTGCTGATCAGTTTGGAATTGGAACACTTCGCTTAACAACTAGACAAACTTTTCAGCTCCATGGTGTTTTAAAGAAGGACCTCAAGACTGTAATGAGTAGTATCATTCATAACATGGGTTCAACTCTTGGTGCATGTGGCGATCTCAACAGGAATGTTTTGGCCCCTGCTGCTCCATTTGCAAGAAAGGATTATCAGTTTGCACAGACAACTGCTGATAATATTGCAGCACTCCTAACTCCCCAGTCTGGTTTTTACTATGATATGTGGGTGGATGGTGAGAAAATCTTGTCAGCAGAACCTCCTGAGGTAGTGAAGGCCCGCAATGATAATTCTCATGGAACAAACTTCCCTGAGTCACCAGAGCCTATTTATGGAACCCAGTTCTTGCCTAGGAAGTTTAAAATTGCTGTCACTGTACCAACAGATAACTCTGTGGATCTTTTCACAAATGACATTGGTGTTGCAGTAGTTGCTGATGCTGATGGCGAGCCTCGGGGatttaacatatat GTTGGTGGTGGTATGGGGAGAACACATAGGATGGAGACAACTTTTCCACGTCTGGCTGAACCATTGGGTTATGTGCCAAAAGAAGACATTTTGTATGCAGTGAAAGCTATTGTTGTTACACAACGAGAAAATGGGAGGAGAGATGATCGTAGGTACAGCAGAATGAAATATTTGATCAGCTCTTGGGGAATTGAGAAATTTAGAAGTGTTGTTGAGCAATATTATGGAAAGAAATTTGAGCCCTGCCGCGAGTTGCCTGAGTGGGAATTTAAAAGTTACTTGGGATGGCATGAGCAG GGAGATGGCGGTTTGTTTTGTGGGCTTCATGTTGACAGTGGTCGTATTGGagggaaaatgaagaaaacgTTGAGGGAGATAATAGAGAAGTACAATTTAGATGTGCGTCTCACACCAAACCAGAACATCATCTTGTGTGGTATTCGCAAAGCATGGAAGCGCCCCATCACTGCAATCCTTGCACAGGCTGGATTACTG CAACCCAAATATGTTGACCCCCTCAATTTAACAGCTATGGCATGTCCAGCTTTACCTCTTTGCCCCCTAGCAATAACTGAAGCTGAAAGGGGAATACCTGATCTCCTCAAACGTGTTAGAACTGTATTTGAGAAG GTTGGCTTCAAGTACAATGAATCAGTGGTAATAAGGGTTACTGGCTGTCCCAATGGTTGTGCTAGACCATACATGGCTGAACTTGGATTTGTTGGTGACGGTCCAAACAGCTATCAG ATTTGGCTTGGGGGAACACCCAATCAAACTGCATTAGCCAGAAGTTTCATGAATAAGGTTAAGATTCAAGACCTTGAAAAAGTTCTAGAACCTCTTTTCTATAATTGGAAACGGAAAAGGCAATCTAAAGAATCATTTGGCGACTTCACCAACCGTATG GGATTTGAGAAACTTCAAGAGTGGGTTGACAAATGGGAAGGTATAGTGTCTTCACCACCCAAGTACAACCTGAGGCTCTTCTCTGATAAGGATACATATGAGAAAATCGATGAACTTGCAAAGATGCAGAATAAGACTGCTCACCAGTTAGCCATGGAGGTTATTCGCAATTATGTTGCTGCCCAGCAAAATGGGAAGGGTGAATGA
- the LOC8274447 gene encoding calcium-dependent protein kinase 8 — protein MGNCCTIPSSSSSSEKKKAKGNNKNKQNPFFGNDYVVNSGSGYIDHKLVVLKEPTGRDISAHYDLGRELGRGEFGITYLCTDVNTDEKLACKSISKKKLRTAVDIEDVRREVEIMKHLPHHPNIVSLRATYEDDNAVHIVMELCEGGELFDRIVARGHYTERAAAAVMRTIVEVVQMCHKHGVMHRDLKPENFLFGNKKETAPLKAIDFGLSVFFKPGERFNEIVGSPYYMAPEVLKRNYGPEVDVWSAGVILYILLCGVPPFWAETEQGVAQAIIRSVIDFKRDPWPKVSDNAKDLVKKMLNPDPKLRLTAQQVLGHPWLQNAKKAPNVSLGETVKARLKQFSVMNKLKKRALRVVAEHLSVEEVAGIKEAFDMMDTTRRGKINLEELRIGLQKIGQQIPDADLQILMEAADVDGDGSLNYGEFVAVSVHLKKMGNDEHIHKAFAFFDQNQSGYIEIEELREALNDEVDTCSEDVINAIMHDVDTDKDGRISYEEFATMMKAGTDWRKASRQYSRERFNSLSLKLMRDGSLQVAS, from the exons ATGGGCAACTGTTGTACAATCCCTTCTTCTAGCTCTTCTTCTGAGAAGAAAAAAGCTAAAGGGAATAACAAGAACAAGCAAAATCCATTCTTTGGTAATGATTATGTTGTGAACAGTGGATCTGGATATATAGATCATAAGCTTGTAGTCTTGAAAGAACCTACTGGTCGTGACATTTCAGCTCATTATGATCTGGGTCGTGAGCTTGGCCGTGGTGAATTTGGGATTACATATTTGTGCACTGATGTAAATACTGATGAAAAGCTTGCTTGTAAATCTATTTCGAAGAAGAAGCTAAGGACTGCAGTGGATATTGAGGATGTCAGGAGGGAGGTTGAGATAATGAAGCATTTGCCCCATCATCCAAATATTGTGTCTTTGAGAGCTACTTATGAGGATGATAATGCTGTTCACATCGTGATGGAACTATGTGAAGGTGGGGAATTATTTGATAGGATTGTTGCACGGGGACATTACACTGAAAGGGCAGCTGCTGCTGTTATGCGGACAATTGTGGAAGTTGTTCAG ATGTGCCATAAGCATGGAGTAATGCATCGCGATCTCAAACCAGAGAACTTTCTGTTTGGAAACAAGAAGGAAACGGCCCCCCTGAAAGCAATTGATTTTGGATTATCAGTTTTCTTTAAACCTG GTGAGAGATTTAATGAGATAGTGGGAAGTCCTTATTACATGGCTCCAGAGGTTCTAAAACGGAATTATGGCCCAGAAGTTGATGTCTGGAGTGCTGGAGTTATCCTCTACATTCTACTTTGCGGTGTCCCACCTTTCTGGGCAG AAACTGAGCAAGGGGTAGCCCAAGCTATTATTCGCTCTGTGATTGATTTCAAGAGGGACCCATGGCCTAAAGTTTCGGATAATGCAAAGGACCTAGTGAAGAAAATGCTTAATCCTGATCCTAAGCTACGACTTACAGCTCAGCAAGTGCTTG GACATCCTTGGTTACAAAATGCAAAGAAGGCTCCAAATGTCTCACTGGGTGAGACTGTGAAAGCAAGGCTCAAACAGTTTTCTGTGATGAACAAGCTGAAAAAAAGAGCTCTTAGG GTTGTGGCTGAGCATTTATCAGTGGAGGAAGTGGCTGGCATAAAGGAGGCCTTTGACATGATGGACACTACCAGAAGAGGCAAGATTAACCTTGAGGAGCTTAGGATCGGGTTGCAAAAGATTGGCCAACAAATTCCTGATGCAGATCTTCAAATTCTTATGGAAGCT GCTGATGTTGATGGTGATGGAAGTCTGAACTATGGGGAGTTTGTCGCAGTCTCAGTTCACCTTAAAAAGATGGGCAATGATGAGCACATACATAAAGCTTTTGCATTTTTTGATCAAAATCAGAGTGGTTACATAGAGATTGAAGAGTTAAGAGAAGCCTTAAATGATGAAGTCGACACTTGTAGCGAGGATGTTATCAACGCCATCATGCACGATGTTGATACAGACAAG GACGGGCGCATAAGTTATGAGGAGTTTGCTACAATGATGAAGGCTGGTACAGACTGGAGAAAAGCATCCCGGCAATACTCACGAGAAAGATTCAATAGTCTGAGCTTAAAATTGATGAGGGATGGATCATTGCAGGTAGCCagttga
- the LOC8274450 gene encoding nuclear transcription factor Y subunit A-1 — protein MQSKSESANQLESRDQHSLPPYAVHSEPWWRTIGYSTVSRALAGGNASNLSSSEGPNGSLSNDDQSMSNGRLNEEDDDASKESQATASSRSVLNGGQENRNLQHVAPSMTAMRDEGLTQPTQLELVGHSIACASNPYQDPYYGGMMAPYGHQPLGYPFLGGHQVRMALPNEIAQEPVYVNAKQYPGILRRRQARAKAEHEKKLIKVRKPYLHESRHQHAMRRARGSGGRFAKKTGGDDSKNNKEGTANDTGAIPSSQSGSSSGSEQLPSDSAQTWNLPHGDQELRSARVYDTSEARNHINGGSHYQNHSGLQTLKHHPHSGEKGEDEDCSGQQRGSISSNQVSQRPLAIQ, from the exons ATGCAGTCAAAGTCTGAAAGTGCAAATCAACTAGAATCTCGAGATCAACACTCTCTTCCACCATACGCAGTTCATTCTGAACCTTGGTGGCGTACTATTGGTTATAGCACTGTGTCCCGAGCTCTGGCAGGGGGAAATGCGTCCAATTTATCTTCATCAGAAGGCCCGAATGGTTCACTGTCAAATGATGATCAATCGATGTCTAACGGAAGATTGAATGAGGAAGATGATGATGCTAGCAAGGAATCACAAGCCACTGCATCTTCACGATCAG TTCTGAATGGTGGACAAGAAAACAGAAATCTGCAGCACGTTGCGCCAAGTATGACAGCAATGCGGGATGAGGGTTTGACACAACCTACACAGCTTGAGCTTGTTGGTCACTCTATT GCATGTGCATCAAATCCATATCAGGATCCATATTATGGTGGAATGATGGCACCTTATGGGCATCAACCTTTG GGTTATCCTTTCCTAGGGGGGCATCAAGTTAGAATGGCTTTACCAAATGAGATAGCTCAAGAACCTGTTTATGTGAATGCCAAGCAATACCCCGGCATACTGAGGCGTAGACAGGCACGTGCAAAAGCAGAGCATGAGAAGAAGCTGATAAAAGTTAGAAAG CCGTATCTTCACGAGTCTCGGCATCAGCATGCTATGAGAAGGGCAAGAGGTTCTGGAGGACGTTTTGCAAAGAAAACTGGTGGTGATGATTCCAAGAATAACAAAGAAGGAACGGCCAATGATACTGGTGCAATCCCCTCATCTCAGTCTGGCAGCTCATCAGGTTCTGAGCAATTGCCTTCAGATTCTGCCCAGACATGGAATTTACCCCATGGTGACCAAGAGTTGAGATCTGCTAGAGTGTATGACACTTCTGAAGCTCGCAATCATATAAATGGCGGCAGTCATTATCAGAACCACAGTGGCTTGCAGACTTTAAAACATCATCCGCACTCAGGTGAAAAGGGGGAGGATGAAGACTGTTCAGGCCAACAGCGGGGAAGCATTTCCTCAAACCAGGTCTCACAGAGGCCTCTTGCCATCCAGTGA
- the LOC8274445 gene encoding photosystem II 5 kDa protein, chloroplastic: MASMTMTASFLAGSTLTRQPFTAPRRGLIVAKASKVTEGERVNVEMKNKEESSSGRRDLVFAAAAAAAFSVAKVAMADEPKAGTLDAKKKYASICVSMPTAKICHK; encoded by the coding sequence ATGGCTTCCATGACCATGACAGCCTCGTTCCTTGCTGGTTCAACCCTGACCAGACAGCCCTTCACAGCCCCTCGCAGAGGGCTGATCGTGGCCAAGGCCTCAAAGGTCACAGAAGGCGAAAGGGTCAACGTGGAGATGAAGAACAAGGAAGAGAGCAGCAGCGGAAGGAGGGATTTGGTGTTTGCAGCTGCAGCCGCTGCTGCATTCTCAGTCGCTAAAGTTGCCATGGCTGATGAGCCTAAGGCAGGGACTTTAGATGCCAAGAAGAAGTATGCTTCTATATGTGTGTCAATGCCAACTGCTAAAATCTGCCACAAGTGA
- the LOC125369795 gene encoding uncharacterized protein LOC125369795, producing MVSLHHLSLCNKRTPSLPQLHLITTNKPIPLISLWLTHGDVPLFKKTNTNQSSSSSSSSSSSCVVRALEKDSQQYEIDQEKAREALQKLDQQLQDLSKKQVTPPKVKVSDVKITRDQTIEEVPEMSGSFLAFFAAGLFLFTILYNLLYITVIDPSGDAPEPTPVTPTTDLENESPQVAAVLQPLPLAPDVSK from the exons ATGGTTTCTCTTCATCATCTCTCACTCTGCAATAAGCGAACACCGTCACTTCCACAACTTCATTTAATCACTACTAACAAACCTATACCACTCATTTCTCTATGGCTTACACATGGGGATGTTCCTCTtttcaagaaaacaaacacaaatcagtcttcttcttcttcttcttcttcttcttcttcttgtgtTGTTCGTGCGCTAGAGAAAGATTCACAGCAGTATGAGATAGACCAAGAAAAGGCAAGGGAAGCCCTTCAAAAACTTGACCAGCAGCTACAAGACCTCTCCAAGAAACAAGTCACTCCTCCAAAAGTAAAAG TCTCAGATGTGAAAATAACAAGAGATCAAACAATAGAAGAAGTGCCAGAGATGTCAGGGTCTTTCCTAGCATTTTTTGCTGCGGGACTCTTTCTTTTCACTATCCTCTACAATCTCCTATATATCACAGTAATAGATCCATCCGGGGATGCACCAGAGCCGACTCCAGTTACTCCCACTACTGATCTTGAAAATGAATCTCCTCAAGTTGCAGCAGTTCTGCAGCCGTTGCCTTTGGCGCCTGATGTTTCCAAGTAA